In Streptomyces nojiriensis, the sequence GCCGGTGATCTTCGCGATCAACGCCTTCGCCAACGCCCTGCTGCGGCTGCTGCGCGTGGAGGTCAAGGACGAGGTCGCGGCGACCTTCTCCGACGACGAGCTGGCGCGGATGGTCAAGGACTCCAGTGACGCGGGGCTCCTCGACGACCGGGCGAGCGAGCGCCTGCACGACGCGCTGGAACTGGGCCGGCGGCCCGTGACCGACGTGGTGCTGCCCGCGGACCAGGTGGTCCCGGCCCGGGAGGGCATCACTCCGGCCGGACTGGAGCGGCTGTCGGCCGAGTCCGGGTACTCCCGGTTCCCGGTGATCGACGAGCAGCGCAGGATCCTGGGCTACCTGCACGTGAAGGACGCCCTGGACGCGGACGACGAGGAGCGGGACGAGCCGTTCCCGGTGACGGCGCTGCGGCCGATCGCCCAGGTGCGGGCGGAGACCCCGCTGGACGACGTGCTGACGGCCATGCGGCGCAGCCGTACGCACCTGGCGGCGGTCCTCGGGGCGGACGGCGCCATGACGGGCCTGGTGACGATGGAGGACGTGCTGCGGGAGCTGTTCGGCAGGCCCGCGTCCGCGTGATCGTCCGAGGTGTGCGGTCCCCGGCCCTGCGGGGCCGGGGTACCGCGCGGTAACATCACTCCGCCATGGAGATGAATGCCTCTTACACCAGTTTTGTCGCGATCGGTGACTCCTTCACCGAGGGCATGTCCGACCTGCTTCCGGACGGCTCCTACCGCGGCTGGGCCGACCTGCTGGCCGCCCGCCTCGCCGCACGGGAGCCGGGCTTCCGCTACGCGAACCTCGCGGTCCGCGGCAAGCTGATCGGGCAGATCGCCGAGGACCAGGTCCCGGTGGCGGCGGCGATGGGCGCCGACGTGGTGACCCTGGTGGGCGGGCTCAACGACGCCCTGCGCCCCAAGGTGGACATGGGCCGGGTCCGCGACCACCTGGAGTCGGCGGTGGAACTCCTCGCCCCCTCCTGCAAGCGCCTCGTCCTGATGCGGTCCCCGGGACGCAACGGGCCGGTGATGGAGCGCTTCCGGCCGCGCATGGAGGAGCTCTTCGCCACCATCGAGGAGCTCGCCGCCCGGCACGGTGCCGTGGTGGTCGACCTGTACGGGGCGCCCGTGCTCGCGGACCCCCGGATGTGGGACGTCGACCGGCTGCACCTGACCGCCGAGGGCCACCGCCGGGTGGCGGAGGCCGTCTGGCAGGCGCTGGGCCTGCCCGCCGAAGTGGACTGGCGCACCGAACTGCCCGCCGCCGCTCCCCCGGGCTGGACCGTACGCCGGGCCCAGGACCTGAGCTTCGCCCGGCAGCACCTGCTCCCGTGGATCGGCCGCCGCCTGACGGGCCGCTCCTCCGGGGACGGCCGCCCGGCCAAGCGCCCCGAGCTGCTGCCGTACGGGGACTCACCGCTCTCGTAGCAAGGCACAATCCCGAGCGGTGGCCCTACCTGCGTAAACACACAGCGGTGGCCCAAGTAGAATCCCTCCACGTGACTGCCAAGCCCCGCATCCCCAATGTCCTGGCCGGCCGCTACGCCTCCGCGGAGCTCGCCGTCCTGTGGTCCCCCGAGTACAAGGTGACGCTGGAGCGGCGGCTGTGGCTCGCCGTGCTGCGCGCCCAGAAGGACCTCGGTATCGAGGTCCCGGACGAGGCCCTCGCCGACTACGAGCGCGTCCTGGAGACCGTCGACCTCGCCTCCATCGCCGAGCGCGAGAAGGTCACCCGGCACGACGTGAAGGCCCGCATCGAGGAGTTCAACGCCCTCGCCGGTCACGAGCACGTCCACAAGGGCATGACCTCCCGCGACCTGACCGAGAACGTCGAGCAGCTGCAGATCCGGCTCTCGCTGGAGCTCGCCCGGGACCGCACGGTCGCCGTCCTCGCCCGCCTCGGCAAGCTGGCCGGTGAGCACGCCGAGCTGGTCATGGCCGGTCGCTCCCACAACGTGGCCGCGCAGGCCACCACCCTCGGCAAGCGCTTCGCGACCGCGGCCGACGAACTGCTGGTGGCCTACGACCGCCTCGAGGACCTGCTGGGCCGCTACCCGCTGCGCGGGATCAAGGGCCCGGTCGGCACCGCCCAGGACATGCTCGACCTGCTCGGCGGCGACGCCGCCAAGCTGGCCGACCTGGAGCAGCGGATCGCCGCCCACCTCGGCTTCGCCCAGGCCTTCACCTCGGTCGGCCAGGTCTACCCGCGCTCCCTCGACTACGACGTGGTCACCGCACTGGTGCAGCTGGCCGCCGCCCCGTCGTCGATCGCCAAGACCATCCGCCTGATGGCGGGCCACGAGCTGGTGACCGAGGGCTTCAAGCCCGGCCAGGTCGGTTCCTCCGCGATGCCGCACAAGATGAACACCCGCTCCTGCGAGCGCGTGAACGGCCTGATGGTCATCCTGCGCGGCTACGCCTCGATGACCGGCGAGCTGGCCGGCGACCAGTGGAACGAGGGCGACGTCTCCTGCTCCGTGGTCCGCCGCGTGGCCCTGCCGGACGCCTTCTTCGCCTTCGACGGCCTGCTGGAGACCTTCCTGACGGTCCTCGACGAGTTCGGCGCCTTCCCGGCGGTCGTCGCCCGCGAGCTGGACCGCTACCTGCCCTTCCTCGCGACCACCAAGGTCCTGATGGGCGCGGTGCGGGCCGGCGTGGGCCGCGAGGCCGCCCACGAGGTCATCAAGGAGCACGCGGTGGCCTCCGCGCTCGCCATGCGCGAGCAGGGCGCCGAGCGCAACGAGCTGCTGGACAAGCTGGCCGCCGACGAGCGGATGCCGCTGGACCGGGCCCAGCTGGACGCCCTGATGGCCGACAAGCTGTCGTTCACGGGCGCCGCCGGCGACCAGGTCGCGGTGGTGGTCTCCCGTATCGAGGCGATCGCCAAGCAGCACCCGGAGGCCGCCGGGTACGCGCCGGGGTCGATCCTCTGACCCCCGACGAGCTGAACGCCGCCCGCGACCGCGTCCTGCCGGACGTGGTCGCGGGCGGTCTGCGTGTGCTCTTCTGCGGGATCAACCCCGGACTCCTCTCCGCCGCGACGGGCCACCACTTCGCCCGCCCCGGCAACCGCTTCTGGCCCGTCCTGCACCTCTCCGGCTTCACCCCGCGCCGCCTCGCCCCCGCGGAGCAGGAAGAGCTGCTGACCTACCGGCTCGGCATCACCAACGTCGTGGCCCGCGCCACGGCCCGCGCCGACGAGCTGAGCGCCGAGGAGTTCCGCGAGGGGGGCCGCATCCTGACGGCCAAGGTGGAACTGCTGCGCCCCCAGTGGCTGGCGGTGGTGGGAGTGACCGCCTACCGCACGGCCTTCGGCGAGAAGAAGGCACAGATCGGCCCCCAGGAGCGCACCATCGGCTCCACCCGCATCTGGGCCCTCCCCAACCCCAGCGGTCTCAACGCCCACTGGACCGCCGAGTCCATGGCCCAGGAGTACGCGCGGCTCCGCACGGCCGCCGAGGCGGGCGAGGCAGCCGTGGACCGGCGGGACGAGTCCGGTGGCCGCCCTGCCACCGGACCGGGCGGCCCCCGAAGCTGACCGGATGCCGGATCCGCTCGCCGGCTCAGCCGCGGCGGCCCCCGCCCCCGCGCTGCCGCTTCGCGGCCCGGACCGGCGCGGGATCGTCGCGCCAGGCGCGGTGCGCGGCCAGCAGTTCGCCGCGCTGCTCCGGGTCGGTGTCGCGCAGGACCATCCGCAGGGTGACCAGGTCCCGCAGCCCCCGCAACAGAGCGGCGGGCGAGCGGTGCGGCCCGCGCAGCAGGCGCACGAGCAGGCCGAGCACGAAGGGTGCGGCGATCCACGCCAGTTGGTGATTCATGGTGGGTACTCCTCGTACTCCGAAGGGGTGAGTTCGGGCAGGGGCCGCCCGGCCTCGAAGCAACAGGGATAGCCTCGGCACCCGTTCACAGGGGTGATGTGAACCAGAACGCACGACCTGGTCGGGAGGTGGGTGTGGAGGCGGTGGGCGGCACGGGCCCCGCAGGCGCACACCGGGAGCTGATCGCACGGATCCGTTCCGCACTGGCCGGCCGCAGACAGAGCGAAGTCGCCCGGGACGCCGGCATCCAGCCCTCGACGCTGAGCAACGTCCTGAACGCGAAG encodes:
- a CDS encoding hemolysin family protein, whose amino-acid sequence is MTVIQLLIGLATLVVNAFFVGAEFALISVRRSQIEPYAEQGDRRARAVLWGLEHVSALMAAAQLGITLCTLVLGVVAEPAIAHLLTPLFDLVGVPAGVTHAISFVVALTLATYLHMLFGEMLPKNVALSEPVRTALLLGPPLVTLTQVLRPVIFAINAFANALLRLLRVEVKDEVAATFSDDELARMVKDSSDAGLLDDRASERLHDALELGRRPVTDVVLPADQVVPAREGITPAGLERLSAESGYSRFPVIDEQRRILGYLHVKDALDADDEERDEPFPVTALRPIAQVRAETPLDDVLTAMRRSRTHLAAVLGADGAMTGLVTMEDVLRELFGRPASA
- a CDS encoding SGNH/GDSL hydrolase family protein, producing MEMNASYTSFVAIGDSFTEGMSDLLPDGSYRGWADLLAARLAAREPGFRYANLAVRGKLIGQIAEDQVPVAAAMGADVVTLVGGLNDALRPKVDMGRVRDHLESAVELLAPSCKRLVLMRSPGRNGPVMERFRPRMEELFATIEELAARHGAVVVDLYGAPVLADPRMWDVDRLHLTAEGHRRVAEAVWQALGLPAEVDWRTELPAAAPPGWTVRRAQDLSFARQHLLPWIGRRLTGRSSGDGRPAKRPELLPYGDSPLS
- the purB gene encoding adenylosuccinate lyase; translated protein: MTAKPRIPNVLAGRYASAELAVLWSPEYKVTLERRLWLAVLRAQKDLGIEVPDEALADYERVLETVDLASIAEREKVTRHDVKARIEEFNALAGHEHVHKGMTSRDLTENVEQLQIRLSLELARDRTVAVLARLGKLAGEHAELVMAGRSHNVAAQATTLGKRFATAADELLVAYDRLEDLLGRYPLRGIKGPVGTAQDMLDLLGGDAAKLADLEQRIAAHLGFAQAFTSVGQVYPRSLDYDVVTALVQLAAAPSSIAKTIRLMAGHELVTEGFKPGQVGSSAMPHKMNTRSCERVNGLMVILRGYASMTGELAGDQWNEGDVSCSVVRRVALPDAFFAFDGLLETFLTVLDEFGAFPAVVARELDRYLPFLATTKVLMGAVRAGVGREAAHEVIKEHAVASALAMREQGAERNELLDKLAADERMPLDRAQLDALMADKLSFTGAAGDQVAVVVSRIEAIAKQHPEAAGYAPGSIL
- the mug gene encoding G/U mismatch-specific DNA glycosylase, producing the protein MTPDELNAARDRVLPDVVAGGLRVLFCGINPGLLSAATGHHFARPGNRFWPVLHLSGFTPRRLAPAEQEELLTYRLGITNVVARATARADELSAEEFREGGRILTAKVELLRPQWLAVVGVTAYRTAFGEKKAQIGPQERTIGSTRIWALPNPSGLNAHWTAESMAQEYARLRTAAEAGEAAVDRRDESGGRPATGPGGPRS